The following proteins are encoded in a genomic region of Gossypium hirsutum isolate 1008001.06 chromosome D05, Gossypium_hirsutum_v2.1, whole genome shotgun sequence:
- the LOC107905729 gene encoding uncharacterized protein: MSKMRYDRKPPLAKSPIRVRPRRVLRSNSTSLQTPPGSLTKSQKPVRAWTGEESVIRPEYRSISCELQALATMVKCEVGNGEKENAGFGETSIGAKSTSLFERGRFYEEYSARRNERLKRRKGETGTESKSGHHHGLGVNIESSKKRESKKLESFRKSVSAAYSVERNESQTPRYLLRSMSKANENKYKKPPLAVNNYNSSMSVTGTASKTTTRRVGRRV, translated from the exons ATGTCCAAGATGAGATACGATCGTAAGCCTCCGCTTGCTAAATCGCCTATCCGCGTACGACCCCGTCGTGTCCTCCGTTCCAACTCAACCTCCCTGCAAACCCCGCCAG GTTCTTTGACGAAATCCCAAAAGCCGGTTCGTGCTTGGACAGGCGAAGAATCAGTGATTCGACCCGAATATCGGTCCATTTCTTGCGAGTTACAGGCTTTGGCTACGATGGTTAAATGTGAAGTTGGGAATGGGGAAAAGGAAAACGCTGGTTTTGGTGAGACCAGTATCGGCGCCAAGTCGACTAGTCTGTTTGAGAGAGGCAGGTTCTACGAGGAGTACTCGGCGAGGAGAAACGAGAGGCTTAAGAGAAGGAAAGGCGAAACCGGGACGGAGTCAAAGAGTGGGCACCATCATGGACTTGGTGTAAACATTGAATCATCAAAGAAAAGAGAGTCGAAGAAGCTGGAGAGCTTTAGGAAATCGGTGTCTGCTGCTTATTCCGTGGAGAGGAATGAGAGTCAGACTCCCAGGTATCTGCTCCGAAGCATGAGCAAGGCTAATGAGAATAAGTATAAGAAGCCTCCCCTTGCTGTCAATAATTACAACTCGTCTATGTCTGTGACAGGCACTGCAAGCAAAACTACGACTAGACGAGTTGGTAGAAGGGTCTGA
- the LOC107905730 gene encoding stemmadenine O-acetyltransferase, with protein MEVEIISTQLVKPSSPTPPHLKIFKLSLLDHLIPAPYAPIILFYPMDYDSTSHLEMDPNRFELLKKSLSNTLTRFYPLAGRMKDDLSITCDDQVAYFVEARVNCHLHEFLNRPDLLLLPKFLPLDFNSNEPVAGTCVTNIQVNKFRCGGMAIGICISHKILDGAALSTFLKGWSATARGCKEAIYPNFISTSLFPATDDLWLRDSSLVMWGSLFKKGKSVTRRIVFGASSVAALKAQATISGVRCPTQVETVSAFLWKCTMAASKEKNGRHSSRPSLLTHLVNLRRRMAHNMENSTGNLLWVASAKSSKAENLSDLPDLVRRLREAISRVDGDLIKKLRDNDQGKSLFSKALTEIGDEVSKEGLEHYGFTSWCKLGFYEADFGWGKPVWVSSFGMENAVYMNLIILVDIGAGDGIEAWVTLDEQHMAALERDGELLQLAMFDPSPLMISNSFLH; from the coding sequence ATGGAAGTGGAAATCATTTCTACGCAACTCGTAAAACCATCTTCTCCAACACCTCCACAccttaaaatcttcaaactttcGCTTTTGGACCATCTTATTCCAGCTCCATATGCTCCTATCATCCTGTTTTACCCTATGGATTATGACTCCACTAGCCATCTCGAGATGGATCCCAACAGATTCGAGCTGCTGAAGAAATCTTTATCCAACACCTTAACACGCTTTTACCCTCTTGCAGGAAGGATGAAAGATGATTTGTCCATCACGTGCGACGACCAAGTAGCTTATTTCGTTGAAGCTCGAGTGAACTGTCATCTCCACGAGTTCCTCAATCGACCCGACCTCCTCTTATTGCCTAAATTCCTTCCCCTCGACTTCAATTCGAACGAACCGGTTGCAGGAACTTGTGTGACCAATATTCAAGTGAACAAGTTCCGCTGTGGCGGTATGGCCATTGGCATATGCATTTCACATAAGATTCTCGACGGCGCCGCCCTAAGCACCTTTCTCAAAGGGTGGAGTGCAACAGCTCGTGGCTGTAAGGAAGCTATATATCCCAATTTCATTTCTACGTCTTTGTTCCCCGCCACCGATGATTTGTGGCTTAGGGATTCATCACTGGTGATGTGGGGTTCTTTGTTCAAGAAAGGCAAGAGTGTTACTAGGAGAATCGTATTCGGTGCTTCATCAGTAGCCGCTCTCAAGGCCCAAGCTACCATCTCAGGCGTCCGATGCCCTACTCAAGTTGAGACTGTTTCAGCTTTCTTATGGAAGTGCACCATGGCCGCTTCCAAAGAAAAAAATGGTCGCCATAGCAGTAGACCTTCTTTATTGACCCACCTAGTAAATCTACGGAGAAGAATGGCGCACAACATGGAGAACTCTACGGGTAATCTCCTGTGGGTAGCATCAGCGAAAAGTAGCAAGGCTGAGAATTTGTCAGATTTGCCTGACTTGGTAAGACGGTTGAGGGAAGCAATATCAAGGGTTGATGGTGACCTTATAAAGAAACTAAGAGATAATGATCAAGGGAAATCTCTGTTTTCTAAAGCTCTTACAGAAATAGGTGATGAGGTCTCCAAAGAAGGACTGGAGCATTATGGGTTCACCAGTTGGTGTAAGTTGGGGTTTTACGAAGCTGACTTTGGATGGGGAAAACCTGTATGGGTCAGCAGTTTTGGGATGGAAAATGCAGTGTACATGAATCTCATCATTCTGGTGGACATCGGAGCTGGTGATGGCATAGAAGCATGGGTGACCTTGGATGAACAACACATGGCAGCACTTGAACGTGACGGGGAGCTCCTCCAATTGGCTATGTTTGATCCCAGTCCTTTGATGATCAGCAACTCATTCCTGCATTAG
- the LOC107905731 gene encoding metallocarboxypeptidase A-like protein MCYG_01475, whose protein sequence is MAASYHLFFIIYLSGFAAFPIFSFVYANANTTQHSWTPINHHLYHSGEGLIEKIKSLVHRHPDKLTVETIQAGTKDYKADITVVTYSQNWEQSDDKSKLRILLSFGQHARELISSELALQILSALGEEQFPPEMDPASLHDTLENVVIKIVPIENLNGRKIVDTGELCERRNGRGVDLNRNWAVDWGKKEKDYDPAEEYPGTAPFSEPETQIMQELAVSFNPHIWVNVHSGTDGLFMPYDHKKSTPDGLPSQRMRELLDELNVLYCSKRCLVGSGGTAVGYLAHGTATDYMYDVVRVPMAFTFEIYGDDKASGADCFKMFNPIDQTTFKRVMDQWCASFFTLFKLGPVCLM, encoded by the exons ATGGCTGCTTCATATCATCTCTTCTTTATTATTTACCTCTCCGGTTTTGCTGCTTTCCCAATTTTCTCTTTCGTTTACGCTAATGCCAATACCACTCAACATTCTTGGACTCCCATCAACCACCATCTCTATCATTCCGG TGAAGGTTTGATTGAAAAGATTAAGTCTTTGGTCCATCGACACCCTGACAAACTCACT GTAGAAACCATTCAAGCTGGGACCAAAGACTACAAGGCAGATATCACAGTTGTTACTTATTCCCAGAATTGGGAACAGAGTGATGACAAGTCCAAGCTCCGGATCCTTCTT AGTTTTGGCCAGCACGCACGGGAGCTTATTTCGTCGGAACTAGCTTTACAGATCTTATCGGCCTTAGGCGAAGAACAGTTTCCACCCGAAATGGACCCTGCTTCCTTGCATGATACCCTCGAGAATGTAGTTATAAAG ATAGTGCCAATAGAGAATTTGAATGGCCGCAAGATTGTTGATACAGGAGAACTTTGTGAAAGGAGAAATG GGAGAGGAGTTGATCTCAACCGGAATTGGGCTGTTGATTGGGGAAAGAAGGAAAAG GACTATGATCCAGCTGAAGAGTATCCTGGAACTGCTCCTTTTAGCGAGCCTGAAACCCAAATCATGCAGGAACTTGCCGTATCCTTTAATCCTCACATATGGGTCAACGTGCACTCTGGGACGGAT GGACTGTTTATGCCATATGACCACAAAAAAAGCACCCCTGATGGGTTGCCATCACAACGAATGAGAGAGTTGCTTGATGAACTCAATGTTCTTTATTGCAGCAAGCGTTGCTTGGTCGGTTCAGGTGGAACTGCGGTCGG GTATCTGGCACATGGGACAGCAACAGATTACATGTATGATGTTGTGAGAGTGCCCATGGCATTCACCTTTGAG ATCTATGGAGATGATAAAGCCTCAGGTGCAGACTGCTTTAAAATGTTCAATCCAATAGACCAGACCACCTTCAAG AGAGTTATGGACCAGTGGTGTGCTTCTTTTTTCACACTTTTTAAACTGGGACCCGTGTGCTTGATGTGA